A stretch of Christensenellaceae bacterium DNA encodes these proteins:
- the soj_1 gene encoding sporulation initiation inhibitor protein Soj: MSNCKTIAVCNQKGGVGKTTTTVNLGVGLAMQGKKVLLVDADPQGDLTTCLGWRDTDILSVTLTEKLQTIISEQEQNPFDGILQHKEKVDLVPSNLSLSSLEMTLVTAMSRERVLKDYLSLVKDKYDYVLIDCMPSLGMITFNALTAADSVIIPVQAQYLPAKGMTQLLGTIAKVRKHTNTDLKIDGILLTLVDGRTNLAKSTVEALRENFGSHIRIYRSMIPAAVKAAEVSSKGTSIYAYEPNSPVSKAYANFTKEVLADGRQKERLHAAHEHAR; encoded by the coding sequence ATGTCAAACTGCAAAACGATTGCGGTATGCAATCAAAAAGGCGGTGTGGGCAAGACCACGACTACGGTCAATTTGGGCGTCGGACTTGCTATGCAAGGGAAAAAGGTGCTTCTGGTTGACGCTGATCCGCAGGGCGATTTAACGACCTGCCTCGGCTGGAGGGATACCGACATCCTTTCCGTAACGCTGACAGAGAAATTACAGACGATCATATCAGAGCAGGAGCAAAATCCCTTTGACGGTATTCTGCAACATAAAGAAAAAGTAGACCTTGTACCGTCCAATCTCAGCCTATCTTCATTGGAAATGACGCTTGTAACGGCGATGAGCCGTGAGCGTGTCCTGAAGGACTATCTGAGCCTTGTAAAAGACAAGTACGATTATGTCCTTATTGACTGTATGCCGAGCTTGGGTATGATTACCTTCAACGCTCTAACGGCGGCGGACAGCGTGATTATCCCCGTTCAGGCGCAGTATCTTCCCGCTAAGGGAATGACGCAGCTTTTGGGGACGATTGCGAAAGTGAGGAAACATACAAACACCGATTTGAAAATCGACGGTATTCTGCTGACGCTTGTGGACGGAAGGACAAATCTTGCGAAAAGCACAGTGGAAGCGCTCAGGGAGAATTTCGGCAGCCATATCAGGATATATAGATCAATGATTCCGGCAGCCGTAAAAGCCGCAGAGGTATCTTCTAAAGGCACAAGTATCTACGCCTATGAGCCGAACAGTCCGGTGTCTAAGGCTTACGCCAATTTCACAAAGGAGGTGTTAGCCGATGGCAGGCAGAAAGAGCGACTTCACGCTGCCCACGAACACGCTCGATGA
- a CDS encoding IS110 family transposase ISDha12, with the protein MNPLFVGIDVSSRNNVAYLMKPDGSKHSSFSVQNNLGGAKLLSERIVSALEAMQLSDVVIGLEATSIYGNSLVYALREDGSLGRFQRKIHVLNPKQVRKFKEAYPDLPKNDFVDAFVIADHLRFGRIAKEVYMDDYRYQALKTLTRARFDVIQNLTREKQRFANYLFLKCSGMAQDKDIQNTSATTIALMERFETVDDLANADLDELTAFLDEKGRNFADPAAKAKAIRAAARDSYRLPVTVNNSVNQAMAVSIASMRALEKQVKVLDKAIEQQFEIIPNTLTSIPGIGKVYSAGIIAEIGDIRRFNSQASVAKFAGLVWHKNQSGEFEAEHSQMIKSGNRYLRYYLLEAANSVRRCDSEFRRYYDLKFKEVNKYQHKRALALTARKLVRLVFRLLKDNRLYIPPEG; encoded by the coding sequence GTGAATCCACTTTTTGTAGGCATTGATGTGAGCAGCAGAAACAATGTGGCCTACCTGATGAAACCGGACGGCAGCAAGCACTCCAGCTTTTCCGTGCAGAATAACCTTGGCGGTGCTAAACTGTTGTCAGAGAGAATCGTGTCGGCACTGGAGGCCATGCAGCTCAGCGATGTGGTGATTGGCCTGGAGGCCACCTCCATCTACGGGAATAGCCTTGTCTATGCCCTCCGGGAGGATGGCAGCCTTGGCCGGTTCCAACGGAAGATCCATGTTCTGAATCCCAAGCAGGTACGGAAGTTCAAAGAAGCCTACCCAGACCTACCCAAGAACGATTTCGTGGACGCCTTTGTGATTGCCGACCATCTCCGTTTCGGCAGGATTGCCAAGGAGGTCTATATGGACGACTACCGCTACCAGGCGCTCAAGACCCTCACCAGAGCCAGATTTGACGTTATCCAAAATCTGACCCGAGAGAAGCAGCGGTTTGCCAACTACTTATTCCTGAAATGCTCCGGTATGGCACAGGACAAAGACATTCAAAATACCAGCGCCACTACCATTGCGCTTATGGAGCGTTTTGAGACCGTGGATGACCTGGCGAATGCTGATCTGGACGAACTGACTGCTTTCCTTGATGAAAAGGGCAGGAACTTTGCTGATCCGGCAGCCAAAGCAAAAGCGATTCGGGCCGCTGCAAGAGATTCCTACCGCCTGCCTGTTACTGTGAACAATTCTGTAAATCAGGCGATGGCAGTCTCTATTGCTTCCATGCGGGCTTTGGAAAAGCAGGTCAAGGTACTGGATAAGGCTATTGAACAGCAATTTGAAATTATCCCAAACACGCTGACGTCTATCCCTGGCATTGGCAAGGTCTATTCCGCCGGTATTATCGCCGAGATTGGCGACATTCGCCGCTTCAATTCCCAAGCCTCTGTCGCCAAGTTCGCTGGTCTTGTCTGGCACAAAAATCAGTCCGGTGAATTTGAAGCGGAGCATTCCCAAATGATTAAATCCGGCAACCGATATCTCCGCTACTACCTGCTGGAAGCTGCCAACTCTGTGAGAAGATGCGACTCCGAATTCCGGCGCTACTATGACCTCAAATTCAAAGAGGTCAACAAGTACCAGCACAAACGCGCACTCGCTTTAACTGCCAGAAAACTGGTTCGGTTAGTCTTTCGGCTGCTGAAGGACAACCGCCTGTATATCCCGCCGGAGGGCTAA
- a CDS encoding DNA polymerase IV produces the protein MNNFYASVECMLDPALRKYPVAVCGSVEERHGIVLAKNYAAKAFDVKTGDAVWQAKQKCRNLVVVPPHFEEYIKYSKLARNVYQRYTDQVEPYGMDECWLDISGTDYTFGSPEKVANDIRETIKFELGLTISVGVSFNKIFAKLGSDMKKPDAVTVIPKDTFRDKIWGLPAADLLGVGRATQRVLDSYCIRTIGDLAKTDPDFLNRRLGKNGIALWQYANGNDRSRVMNADFVSPVKSVGHGITTIEDLENDEQVWPVFLELTQDIGHKLRVHKKCADGVAIHIRDNTLFSKQWQTALDMPTQSPMLIAKAAFALFEKRYDWRNPIRSVTIQAINLVPQDTPRQVDLFMNIEKIEKAERLDQCIETIRQRFGKNSIRNGILFQNLRMPSEKPEITMPTGVLC, from the coding sequence ATGAATAACTTCTATGCCAGCGTTGAATGTATGCTCGACCCAGCTTTGAGAAAGTATCCGGTCGCTGTCTGCGGCTCGGTGGAAGAAAGGCACGGTATAGTCCTCGCCAAAAACTATGCCGCCAAAGCATTTGATGTAAAAACAGGTGATGCAGTGTGGCAAGCGAAGCAGAAGTGCAGAAATCTTGTTGTTGTGCCTCCGCACTTTGAGGAGTACATCAAATATTCCAAGCTGGCAAGAAATGTCTACCAGCGCTACACAGATCAAGTTGAGCCGTATGGGATGGATGAGTGCTGGCTTGACATCAGCGGAACAGACTACACCTTTGGTTCCCCTGAAAAGGTGGCAAATGACATAAGAGAAACAATCAAGTTTGAGCTGGGGTTGACCATCTCAGTCGGCGTGTCTTTCAATAAGATATTTGCCAAACTCGGCTCGGATATGAAAAAGCCGGATGCTGTGACGGTCATACCGAAAGACACTTTCCGAGACAAAATATGGGGACTCCCCGCAGCGGACTTGCTCGGTGTGGGACGGGCAACGCAGCGTGTATTAGATAGCTATTGCATTAGAACCATTGGCGATTTAGCTAAGACCGATCCTGACTTTCTGAACCGACGGCTCGGTAAAAACGGAATTGCCCTTTGGCAGTATGCAAACGGTAATGACCGATCCCGTGTTATGAACGCCGACTTTGTTTCTCCGGTTAAGAGCGTGGGACACGGAATTACTACCATCGAAGATTTGGAGAACGACGAGCAGGTGTGGCCCGTCTTTCTTGAATTGACGCAGGACATCGGACATAAACTCCGTGTCCACAAAAAGTGTGCGGATGGAGTCGCCATTCACATACGGGACAACACACTTTTTTCAAAGCAATGGCAAACGGCATTGGATATGCCCACACAATCCCCAATGCTGATCGCAAAAGCGGCTTTTGCCCTCTTTGAAAAAAGATACGACTGGAGGAACCCGATTCGCTCAGTCACGATTCAGGCAATCAACTTGGTGCCACAGGACACGCCCCGACAAGTCGATTTGTTTATGAATATCGAAAAGATTGAGAAAGCAGAAAGGCTCGACCAGTGCATTGAAACCATTCGCCAGCGGTTCGGCAAGAACAGCATCCGCAACGGCATTCTTTTTCAAAATCTCCGGATGCCGAGTGAAAAGCCTGAGATTACTATGCCGACCGGGGTGCTTTGTTAA
- a CDS encoding ImmA/IrrE family metallo-endopeptidase, translated as MYVSTSEIVQKANSIVAQCGTRDPLRIARDLGIEVMYYPFNEQRGAYKVLMRNRFIFIKNDLHPVMENIVLLHELGHDALHREEATKVGGFKEFEIFNMRDNRMEYEANLFAAQISLSDEDFLELAERGYDTQQIARTLNSDINLVALKADTLISQGYRLRQQEHCNDFLRYDK; from the coding sequence ATGTATGTAAGCACTTCGGAAATCGTACAAAAAGCAAACTCCATCGTTGCTCAATGCGGAACCCGTGATCCTCTCAGAATAGCAAGGGACTTAGGAATCGAGGTAATGTATTATCCGTTCAATGAACAGCGTGGAGCATATAAAGTCTTGATGCGTAATCGCTTCATCTTTATCAAAAATGATCTGCATCCGGTTATGGAGAACATCGTGCTACTTCACGAATTAGGGCACGATGCTTTACACCGGGAGGAAGCCACGAAAGTCGGTGGCTTCAAAGAGTTTGAGATCTTCAATATGCGGGACAACCGTATGGAGTACGAAGCCAATCTCTTTGCCGCACAGATTTCCCTATCAGATGAGGACTTCCTTGAACTTGCGGAAAGAGGATACGACACGCAGCAAATCGCACGGACATTGAATTCAGATATTAACCTTGTCGCTCTAAAAGCCGATACGCTGATTTCTCAGGGCTACCGTTTGCGCCAGCAGGAACACTGTAACGATTTTCTAAGATACGACAAATAA
- the int_2 gene encoding integrase, producing MTKKKQVGVRFDSNRTRLKTGETQRPNGTYAYRWSTPDGKRHSIYAPTLEKLREQEEQIIVDKHDGIRSDVKSITVNEMFDLWCQLKRGIKDSTFKNYIYMYELFVKPSFGKNRLVQVKKSDVRKFYNSLADGKVLKIATIDNVHNVLHQVFQVAVDDGMIRQNPTDNMLKELKLSHGFEREKKEALTVAQQKLFFDYMLSHPKDTHWYPVFYVMANTGMRVGEITGLRWSDIDLKKGIIRVNHTLVYYNHRDEKGCYFSINTPKTKAGEREIPMTEGVKQAFLMEREFQSQAEISSKSRVDGYDDFIFVNRYGDVQNQGNLNKALRRMMRDCNDEILEKYGADSDPVLLPQFSCHILRHTFATRLCESGANLKFIQSILGHADVSTTMNIYVDVTDALKKKEITAFDDYMTTKLET from the coding sequence ATGACTAAAAAGAAACAGGTCGGCGTAAGGTTCGACAGCAACCGTACCCGACTTAAAACAGGAGAAACCCAGCGTCCCAACGGCACTTATGCGTACCGTTGGTCAACGCCTGACGGAAAAAGGCATTCTATTTATGCTCCGACGCTGGAAAAGCTAAGAGAGCAGGAAGAACAGATCATCGTGGACAAGCACGACGGAATACGGTCGGATGTCAAAAGCATCACTGTAAATGAGATGTTCGATCTTTGGTGTCAGCTCAAAAGGGGAATCAAGGATAGCACATTCAAGAATTATATTTATATGTATGAGCTGTTTGTAAAACCGTCTTTCGGAAAGAACCGACTTGTCCAAGTAAAAAAGTCTGATGTGCGGAAGTTCTACAACTCCCTTGCTGACGGCAAGGTTCTGAAGATTGCCACGATAGATAATGTCCATAATGTACTCCATCAAGTCTTTCAAGTGGCAGTCGATGATGGAATGATTCGACAAAACCCAACAGACAATATGCTCAAAGAACTGAAGCTCTCCCACGGCTTTGAGCGTGAGAAGAAAGAGGCATTGACCGTGGCTCAGCAGAAATTGTTCTTTGACTATATGCTCAGCCACCCCAAAGACACCCATTGGTATCCCGTGTTCTATGTTATGGCAAACACGGGGATGCGAGTTGGTGAGATCACCGGGCTTCGCTGGAGCGACATTGACTTGAAAAAGGGCATTATCCGAGTCAACCACACGCTTGTCTATTATAATCACCGTGACGAAAAGGGCTGCTACTTCTCCATCAACACGCCCAAGACAAAAGCCGGTGAGCGAGAAATCCCGATGACAGAGGGGGTGAAACAAGCCTTCTTAATGGAGCGAGAGTTTCAATCTCAGGCTGAAATCAGCAGCAAGAGCCGAGTGGACGGCTATGACGACTTTATTTTTGTCAACCGTTACGGGGATGTTCAAAATCAAGGAAACCTCAACAAAGCACTCCGTCGTATGATGCGAGATTGTAATGATGAAATCCTCGAAAAATATGGAGCAGACTCTGATCCGGTTCTGCTGCCACAGTTCAGTTGCCACATTCTCCGGCACACATTCGCAACAAGGCTATGTGAGTCGGGAGCAAACCTCAAATTCATTCAGAGCATCTTGGGACACGCTGATGTATCGACGACGATGAATATCTATGTTGATGTGACCGACGCTCTGAAAAAGAAAGAGATCACCGCCTTTGACGACTATATGACAACCAAGCTGGAAACTTGA